A portion of the Salmo trutta chromosome 1, fSalTru1.1, whole genome shotgun sequence genome contains these proteins:
- the LOC115199756 gene encoding gamma-crystallin M3-like — MSTSMNMGRVVFYEDRNFQGRSYECSSDCADMSSYLSRCHSCRVQSGCFMVYDRNNYMGNQYFMRRGEYSDFQSMMGMTDIRSCRTIPMHRGSYRMRLYERDNFGGQMHEMMDDCDSIMDRYRMSDCQSCNVMDGHWLMYEQPHFRGRMMYMRPGEYRNFRDMGMSGMRFMSMRRITDMC; from the exons ATGTCCACCAGCATGAACATGGGCAGG GTTGTCTTCTACGAGGACAGGAACTTCCAGGGTCGTTCCTATGAGTGCAGCAGCGACTGCGCTGACATGTCCTCCTACCTGAGCAGGTGCCACTCCTGTAGGGTTCAGAGTGGCTGCTTCATGGTCTACGACCGCAACAACTACATGGGAAACCAGTACTTCATGAGGAGGGGAGAGTACTCTGACTTCCAGAGTATGATGGGAATGACTGATATCAGGTCCTGCCGCACGATCCCCATG CACAGAGGATCCTACAGAATGAGGCTCTACGAGAGAGATAACTTCGGAGGTCAGATGCACGAGATGATGGACGACTGTGACTCCATCATGGACCGTTACCGCATGTCCGACTGCCAGTCCTGCAACGTGATGGATGGCCACTGGCTGATGTACGAGCAGCCCCACTTCAGAGGCAGGATGATGTACATGAGGCCCGGAGAGTACAGGAACTTCAGGGATATGGGCATGAGTGGCATGAGGTTCATGAGCATGAGGCGTATCACTGATATGTGCTAG
- the LOC115199765 gene encoding gamma-crystallin M3 — protein sequence MSTSMNMGRVVFYEDRNFQGRSYECSSDCADMSSYLSRCHSCRVQSGCFMVYDRNNYMGNQYFMRRGEYSDFQSMMGMTDIRSCRTIPMHRGSYRMRIYERDNFGGQMHEMMDDCDSIMDRYRMSDCQSCNVMDGHWLMYEQPHFRGRMMYMRPGEYRNFRDMGMSGMRFMSMRRITDMC from the exons ATGTCCACCAGCATGAACATGGGCAGG GTTGTCTTCTACGAGGACAGGAACTTCCAGGGTCGTTCCTATGAGTGCAGCAGCGACTGCGCTGACATGTCCTCCTACCTGAGCAGGTGCCACTCCTGTAGGGTTCAGAGTGGCTGCTTCATGGTCTACGACCGCAACAACTACATGGGAAACCAGTACTTCATGAGGAGGGGAGAGTACTCTGACTTCCAGAGTATGATGGGAATGACTGATATCAGGTCCTGCCGCACGATCCCCATG CACAGAGGATCCTACAGAATGAGGATCTACGAGAGAGATAACTTCGGAGGTCAGATGCACGAGATGATGGACGACTGTGACTCCATCATGGACCGTTACCGCATGTCCGACTGCCAGTCCTGCAACGTGATGGATGGCCACTGGCTGATGTACGAGCAGCCCCACTTCAGAGGCAGAATGATGTACATGAGGCCCGGAGAGTACAGGAACTTCAGGGATATGGGCATGAGTGGCATGAGGTTCATGAGCATGAGGCGTATCACTGATATGTGCTAG
- the LOC115199770 gene encoding gamma-crystallin M3-like, translated as MSTSMNMGRVVFYEDRNFQGRSYECSNDCADMSSYLSRCHSCRVQSGCFMVYDRNNYMGNQYFMRRGEYSDFQSMMGMTDIRSCRTIPMHRGSYRMRIYERDNFGGQMHEMMDDCDSIMDRYRMSDCQSCNVMDGHWLMYEQPHFRGRMMYMRPGEYRNFRDMGMSGMRFMSMRRITDMC; from the exons ATGTCCACCAGCATGAACATGGGCAGG GTTGTCTTCTACGAGGACAGGAACTTCCAGGGTCGTTCCTATGAGTGCAGCAACGACTGCGCTGACATGTCCTCCTACCTGAGCAGGTGCCACTCCTGTAGGGTTCAGAGTGGCTGCTTCATGGTCTACGACCGCAACAACTACATGGGAAACCAGTACTTCATGAGGAGGGGAGAGTACTCTGACTTCCAGAGTATGATGGGAATGACTGATATCAGGTCCTGCCGCACGATCCCCATG CACAGAGGATCCTACAGAATGAGGATCTACGAGAGAGATAACTTCGGAGGTCAGATGCACGAGATGATGGACGACTGTGACTCCATCATGGACCGTTACCGCATGTCCGACTGCCAGTCCTGCAACGTGATGGATGGCCACTGGCTGATGTACGAGCAGCCCCACTTCAGAGGCAGAATGATGTACATGAGGCCCGGAGAGTACAGGAACTTCAGGGATATGGGCATGAGTGGCATGAGGTTCATGAGCATGAGGCGTATCACTGATATGTGCTAG